The sequence below is a genomic window from Coffea arabica cultivar ET-39 chromosome 8e, Coffea Arabica ET-39 HiFi, whole genome shotgun sequence.
TGACAGGTTGAAACTATTACTCTAATGGCTATCCAACGAGATCACATACTGACCCGCCAAAACCTGCAGCCCAACAGCGACAGTAACGCAAATCTCACCATTCTATCCAGGGAAAATGGCTACATGATGGATCCAATTCCCATTTCGAAAATAGAGATTTCCAGAACCAGAAACAGGGGATACTGGTAGGATAAAAGTCGAAGTTGGTGGTCCATCCATTTAATGGAGTAGATAtaagaaataaatgaaaaagtaTGTGAAAAGGAAACTTTCAGTAATAGCACCATATGTAATCCACCAGAATCAGAAACAGTTTTCCTACCAAGATCATATGGTAGAAAGCCAAAGGGAATGTCAAGCCACGCAACAATATGCAAGTTAAATTGCAGAGAAAAGGGAAAGCCAATGCATGCCCACTCAAACCCATCCCAATTGAAACACATTGATCAATTTTCATATAGAAGATCAGTGTTTCATGGTGATCTGTCATTTGCTTCTCTACGTATTAGAAATAGCCAAATCTTtaaaatttgtgatttatttcataATTCCTTGCCACAATATTAACTAAAACTACATAAAATCAGTGAAACCTGAAACCAGATAAGGACTTGGTTACATCATGTGCAAGCAAAAACCAAAGACAGCAAACCAACAATTTTAGAGAATTCTAAGGCTTCAAGTACCATCTTTGAGCATGGAAGATAACTTACCTGGCATGGTTAATCCTAAGAATTTCAGGTGGAATTAAATCTTAACTTCAGTACTTCTCTTGCTTCCTCCTAGACTCCTACTATTTCCCTCTCCCATATCATATTGTTAAGAACTTCCGAAACTAAGTTCCAAATCCATCTTACATCCTCCatgaataaatatataaaacaaATACAGTTGTAAACACATGCAAAAGCGTGTACATTTGCATCCAGCAGGTGCCAAGGGAGTAAGTTTCCTCTACCTTATTACATTTGGTCAAAcaaattctaccaaaaatcTGAACATCCAATGTTCAATCTTTGTCATCATATGACACCAGTACTCAGATATTTGTTTTGCCTAGGCCACCCGCCACCATAAGGAATTTGATGAACGTGTTAGAAATGACTGAATTTAATCGAGATCACAGCTGCAACTGCTTACTTAATGCCTTTGTTTCTATTTGACATAAGCAAGCATAGATTGTTGAATTACTGCCTAATATAACAACTTAAGCAATTAACTTTTGGAGCTGGTAGTCTTTGACGTACCAAGAATAATATAGCATGATAACAAGTAGTGGAAAGACTTGAATAGAGATATATACCATGGAAAAGATTGAGCCTACTGCCATGAACCGTACAGCGGAAAGTTCTACATCAATAACGTGATAAGCCAATGTCTAGCAGCATTTGCACattttgtttccaaagttacgaTGTTGATCATAAGAGAAAGTTAAACCATCGCATTTTAGCACAGGCTATGAAATTTGCCATTAAATTTACAGCTATAAACATATAATGTCAAAAACATCTCAAACCTACTTTTTCATCCATATATTGATACTACAATCTGACAGTCTATTCTTCAGTTTCTGCAGTTAAGACTTGTTGGATTACAAAAAGAACAAGCAAAACATAATTTTTGTTATTGCATCATTCAAATTCTATGAACTTTGGACATGGACTAAATATTCTATCATTAGTTATGCTATCCATGCACGACGTGCAATCTCTCCACAACTAATAgctaattttgtgaatttcacttattacaaaaaaaaaaaaaaaaaaaaaaagaacataacaTATACAACCATAACCAAAAGCATCTTAAATCGGATCTAATTACAGCATTATTAATGATAAGTTAACCTTTTTAACAATTCCAGCTGCTTATCCCTAATAAAATTCAACGGATTTAATACTTCAATATGCCCCACTTTTACATTTAATCAACCAAATAGCATGCTTCTGTCCAACCAAAAAATGCACACAattcctgtaaaagaaaacGATGAAAACTGCATACTAAATAAACCAAGAATTTAAGAGAAGTCATTCACAGTgggaaaaaatcatcaatctcAATAACGAGAAACAAGAATTTGCACAGCTAAGATTATGACAAAGTGTAATGAAATTTTCATACTTCCATTTCATAAACAAAATATGCTGGATTTCCAAAATTCTCTTATCTCCCTCTCCCAACAACTATAACTAAATTCCTAATCCTTCCACTAAATTTCATAAACCCCAGACCTTCAAAACACCTTTCTCCCTATACCCAAAAATATCCTCCCAAAAGTTATCCCCTGAACCAAAAAGCAAACTCAAATCAAACACCTGGTGGACTCAAAATAACTCCAGAAAAGCCGGCCAACTACTCATCACTGTCTCGGTTCTTGGGCTTGCGATAATTTTCTTCAATGTGCTTGGCAATTACCAAACCGGTATTGCAGAGCTTCTGAACATTGGGGACGTTGTAGTTTTGGGCTAAATATACCCCAAAAACCGTACCCACCATGAATGAAAAACAGCTCCTAATCAATCCCATACCTGAATTTCTTTCTTAGTTCTTATTGTCTGTGGGATTTTCGGTAATCCGGAGAATTGAGGATGGAAGCTCTAATACGTAGAAAATCTAATGAGATCGGAGAAGAACTATTCCActgattttctttatttctattttctagggttttctgagtgaagtgaaaattgaaaagagcAGAAAAGGTTTTTTAAGGGATTTAAAGGTTTTGTTTTGGGGGGATGACAGTTTGACCCCTTCCCCAAGGTTCTTGCCATCGGGGAAATGTAGGACCCACTTATAACCAAAGATggatttgcttctttttttttccctccaacCTCTCTTTTGGATGGTACTCTTTCGGATTGGGCTTCAGATTGTTTACTTTGGGTTGTAAGGCATCCGGTCGAGCCCCTCAATCCTCAACCCTTAATCAGTTTTCAGGCTCCGGTAAAATGGGCTAAACAGGGCTGGAACCCTTCGTCCTGACCACATAGCCGAGAGCCATTCTTATGTGCATGGCTTGTTATGGTTAGgccggaccctgcgggtattgtaCC
It includes:
- the LOC140012924 gene encoding uncharacterized protein, coding for MGLIRSCFSFMVGTVFGVYLAQNYNVPNVQKLCNTGLVIAKHIEENYRKPKNRDSDE